CACCGTCCGTACGGCCCACACCCTGTGGCTGACCGCCGTCGCCGCCGGGGCCTTCGAGACCGTGCTCGCGGTCGGCCGGATGGCCTTCGAGGGCACGGGCTCCGCCGGGGAGATAGGGGCCGGCCTCGCCGTCCGGCTCACCGTCTTCACCCTCGCCGTGCTCTGCGCCCGGCGGATGCGCGCCGGCGCCGGGTGGGCGCGGGTCACCCTCGCGGTGGGCCTGGGCGTCCTGGGCACCGCCTCGATGGTCGTCCAGCCCCTCGGGTACCTGGTCGACGGCGGGTCGCTCGCGGACGCCGTCTCCGGGGCGGGCGCGCTCGACTGGGTCTTCGGGGCCAGCCGGGTCGTGCACGTGGCGGCCGTACTGACCGCTGTGGCCCTGATGTTCCGGCCGGCGTCGAACGCGTACTTCCGGCGGGGCCGGCAGGCCTAGTCAGGGCTGGTCGGGGCAGGGCTGGTCGGGGCTGGTCGGTCGGGCCTAGTCAGCGCTGGTCAGGCCACCCAGTACGGCCGCTCCACGCCCGGAGCCAGCGGGACGCCGTCGTGGAAGGCCGCCGCGAGACGGCGTACGCCCTCGTCGAGGCGGTCGGGGGCCAGGGTGTACGGGATGCGCAGGCGGTGTTCGAAGGTGCCCGGGTCGACGCCGAAGCGCGCCCCGCGGCCGATGTGTACCCCTGCGGCGGCCGACCGCTCGGCGAGGGCGGAGCTGACCGGTTCGCCGAGGTCCACCCAGAGGGAGAGGCCGCCCGGCGGCAGCTGCCAGGACCACTCGGGGGTGTGCCGCTGGAGCGAGCCCACCAGGGCCGCGCGCTGGGTGCGCAGCTGCGCGAGCCGGGCGGGCAGGGACCGGTCCAGGCCCTCCAGCAGCGGGAGGGACACCAGCTGGTCGAGCACGGAACCGGTCATGTCGGCGGAGACCCGTACGGCCGTCAGCTCGGCGATCAGCTTCGCGGTGGCCCGGATCCAGCCCACCCGCAGGCCGCCCCAGTGGGTCTTGCTGAGCGAGCCGATGGTGATCACGTGGTCGGCGCCCGCCCGCGGGGCGAGGGAGGCCAGGGGCGCGGGGGCGGGCACGTCCAGCGCGATGTCGGCGATGGTCTCGTCGACCACCAGCCAGGTACCGGTGGCCCGGGTCGCCGCGAGCAGCCGCAGCCGCTGTTCCCCGGGCATCAGGGCGCCCGTCGGGTTGTGGAAGTCCGGGATCACGTACGCCAGCCGGGGCACGGTCTGGCGCAGCGTGGACTCGGCGATCTCCATGTCCCAGCCGGTGTCGGAGACGGCGATGGAGCCGGTGCGCAGGCGGGCGTGGCGCAGGGCGTCGAGGGCGTTGGCGTAGGTGGGGTTCTCGGTGACGACCCGGTCGCCGGGCCGGCAGAGCAGGCTGACGACCAGGGCGAAGGCCTGCTGGGACCCGGCGGTGACCAGGATCTGCTCGGGGCGCGTGGGCAGCCCGCGCCGGGTGAAGCGGTCCGCGACGGCCGTGCGCAGGTCGGGCAGCCCGAAGGGGTGGTAGCCGGGGGTGCGGGTGAGCCCGGGCAGGCGGGGCGCGGCCCAGGCGAGGGCCTCGGCGAGGCTGCCGTCCGGGGCTCCCATCGCGGCGATGGCGAGGTCGATGCCGGGGTCCCCGTCGGCGCGGCCGCCGATTCCGCCGAGGAGCATGTGGGCGCCGACCGGGTCGTGGCCGTCGGGGAGCTCGGTCCAGGTGCCGGAGCCGCGCCGGCTGCGGACGTAGCCGCTCTCGCGGAGCAGGTCGTAGGCGCCGGTGACGGTGGCCCGGCTGGCCCCGACCGCCTCGGCGAGCTCGCGCTCGGCGGGGAGCCGGACGTGCAGGGCGATCCGGCCGTCGAGGATCAGGGTGCGCACGGCGTCGGCGAGGGCCCGGTAGCCGGGGCGGGCCAGCACCTCGGGCGGGAGCAGCGCCGCGAGCTGGCGGCTGCCGATCGTCCTGTCCGCCGTGTGGACCACTCGCCCGTTCGCCATGCCAACCTCCCCCGATTGGCTCTGCCAGCCAGGCCAATCCAGGTCCAGACTCGCGGTATTGGCCCCCGATTGGCAAGGAGAACTCCGCAATGCCGCACGATGTGTTCACCGACCGTGACGAACGAGCCCTGCTGGCCGCCGCCGAGAACCGGATCTCCGAGCCGCTGCGGATCGGGGCCGCGCTGGCCTCCGTACGGCGCGTCCTGGCGGGACTCACACCCGTTCGGGTGAAGGAGCGGCGAGAATCGCTGACATGTCAGCAGTCGAACACTCCCCCGACCAGTCCGTTGCCCCTGTGACGGCCGGGGAGCCGCCGGTCATCGCCGGTCTGCTCCTGGCCGCCGGCGGCGGCCGGCGGCTCGGCGGGCGCCCCAAGGCCCTGCTCCCCTACCGCGGGCGCCCGCTCGTCGAGAACGCCGTGCGCGTGCTGCGCGAGGCCGGCTGCGGCCCGGTGCACGTGGTGCTGGGCGCCTCGGCCGCCGAGGTCCGCGAACGCGCCGACCTGGCGGGCTGCGTGGTCGTGGACAACCCGGACTGGGCCGAGGGCATGGGCTCCTCCCTGCGGGTCGGCCTCGCATCCCTGGCCGGTACGGGGGCCCGCGCGGCCCTGGTGTCCCTGGTGGACCAGCCGGGCATCGGGCCCGCGGCGGTGGCCCGGGTGCGGGAGGCCTACCGGTCCCCGTCCAGCCTGGTGGCGGCGGCCTACGACGGGGAGCGCGGGCATCCCGTGCTCTTCGGGGCGGACCGCTGGGCGGACATCACGGCCACCGCGACCGGGGACCAGGGTGCGCGCGTCCACCTGAAGAACCACGCGGCGGAGGTCATGCTGGTGGAGTGCGGGGACGTCGCGGCCGCCTTCGACATCGACACCCCGCCCGACCTGGCCCGTCTGGACTGAGCGGGGCGTGACCGTCATGGCACTGAGGGCCACCGGTAAGCGGAATCTGTCGACTCAGAGAATCTCGATATCAACAAACCATTGAACTTCCACCATGAGGAAATTACTATCCACTGGTCAGAAGCGCCCTGAACCCCCAGACGGCGCCCGCGACCGTTACACGGAACTCTCCACACCCGGCGGCACTGCGTGCCGTCCCGCGCGAGCATTCCCCGCGGCCGCAAGGCACCGCC
The Streptomyces sp. NBC_00091 genome window above contains:
- a CDS encoding PLP-dependent aminotransferase family protein gives rise to the protein MANGRVVHTADRTIGSRQLAALLPPEVLARPGYRALADAVRTLILDGRIALHVRLPAERELAEAVGASRATVTGAYDLLRESGYVRSRRGSGTWTELPDGHDPVGAHMLLGGIGGRADGDPGIDLAIAAMGAPDGSLAEALAWAAPRLPGLTRTPGYHPFGLPDLRTAVADRFTRRGLPTRPEQILVTAGSQQAFALVVSLLCRPGDRVVTENPTYANALDALRHARLRTGSIAVSDTGWDMEIAESTLRQTVPRLAYVIPDFHNPTGALMPGEQRLRLLAATRATGTWLVVDETIADIALDVPAPAPLASLAPRAGADHVITIGSLSKTHWGGLRVGWIRATAKLIAELTAVRVSADMTGSVLDQLVSLPLLEGLDRSLPARLAQLRTQRAALVGSLQRHTPEWSWQLPPGGLSLWVDLGEPVSSALAERSAAAGVHIGRGARFGVDPGTFEHRLRIPYTLAPDRLDEGVRRLAAAFHDGVPLAPGVERPYWVA
- a CDS encoding NTP transferase domain-containing protein, with the protein product MSAVEHSPDQSVAPVTAGEPPVIAGLLLAAGGGRRLGGRPKALLPYRGRPLVENAVRVLREAGCGPVHVVLGASAAEVRERADLAGCVVVDNPDWAEGMGSSLRVGLASLAGTGARAALVSLVDQPGIGPAAVARVREAYRSPSSLVAAAYDGERGHPVLFGADRWADITATATGDQGARVHLKNHAAEVMLVECGDVAAAFDIDTPPDLARLD